The window tgtttgaactcgttacctgtataaaagacacctgtccacacactcaatcaaacagactccaacctctccacaatggccaagaccagagagctgtgtaaggacatcagggataaaattgtagacctgcacaaggatgggatgggctacaggacaataggcaagcagcttagTGAGAAGGAAACAACTGTTgctgcaattattagaaaatggaagaagttcaagatgacggtcaatcaccctcggtctggggctccatgcaagatctcaccttgtggggcatcaatgatcatgaggaaggtgagggatcggCCCAggactacacggcaggacctggtcaatgacctgaagagagctgggaccacagtctcaaagaaagccattagtaacacactacgccgtcatggattaaaatcctgcagtgcacgcaaggtccccctgctcaagccagcgcatgtccaggcccgtctgaagtttgccaatgaccatctggatgatccagaggaggaatgggagaaggtcatgtggtctgatgagacaaaaatagagctttctggtctaaactccactcgccatgtttggaggaagaagaaggatgagtacagccccaagaacaccatcccaactgtgaagcatggaggtggaaacatcattctttggggatgcttttctgcaaaggggacaggacgactgcaccgtattgaggggaggatagatggggccatgtatcgcgagatcttggccaacaacctccttccctcagtaagagcattgaagatgggtcgtggctgggtcttccagcatgacaacgacccgaaacacacagccagggcaactaaggagtggctccgtaagaagcaactcaaggtcctggagtggcctagccagacctgaacccaatagaacatctttggagggagctgtaagtccgtattgcccagcgacagccccgaaacctgaaggatctggagaaggtctgcatgggccaaaatccctgctgcagtgtgtgcaaacctggtcaagaactacaggaaacatataatctctgtaattgcaaacaaaggtttctgtaccaaatattaagttctgcttttctgatgtatcaaatacttatgtcatgcaataaaatgcaaattaattacttaaaaatcatacaatatgattttctggatttttgttttagattccgtctctcacagttgaagtctacctatgataaacattacagacctctacatgctttgtaagtaggaaatcctgcaaaatcggcagtgtatcaaatacttgttctccccactgtatagctcatctcttggcagtagtactgtagactactttatcactgacttcaacccagagtctctcagagtgttcacagtcaacccactgacacccctatcaaaTCATAGCAAAATCActgtctacttgaacagagcaatattcAATCGTGGGGCATCAAACCAAAGGAACTGAAtcatattaagaaatgctatagatggaaggaaagtattgtggaaatctaccaaaaaacaattaggcaacaacaaattaaaTTCCTTTTACACAACTTCCTAATAGTGAAGGTGttaacttggcagtagaaaacctaaacagtatatttgacctctcagcttccctatcaaatctaaacatttcaaacagaaaaccaaaaaaaattaacaacaatgacaaatggtttgatgaagaatgcaaaaacttaagaaagaaattgagaaacctaccCAACATAAAaattagagacccagaaaaccatGAGCGTTCGCCTTCAcaatggtgaatcactaaaacaataaataaatagacaacggaaaaagaaggaacagcacgtcagaaatcagctcaatgtaattgaagaatccataaaCTCTAACCAATCCTGGAAAGATTGGAAAACACTAACCAAACAACAACAAGAAGAGTTATCTATAGGGatgtgacatttttggccgacacccgatatccaatattttccttgacaaaaaaaacccgataccgatactgaaaacaaataatattttttttgcggccttttaagcattctagtacagttaaatagttgaaacacacacccacacacactgaccaaaaagcaATTTTTGGGgtatttacgtatgtccccattaccagtaaaacataatcaaaacctatttctttcacttgctgtgctgttttgttgttcatttgttcagtcgtttcattctcaaccaggatttcatcatacatgtcaagcagtgaagtttcagctctgtctgtccatggcctcttttcctcggtgcgcactgtcaatgtgtctgtttccatcttgtccagctgtgtatgtaacatttcacgtaagccctgtttcttgtctgcatcgaagtagtgGTCCTTGTACCGAGCAGGGTGCGACACaataaagaggctcagagaggaTGCCACTGAATTGCTTGTACACAGCCTCTTGTAGAGTACTTTTGCAGGTGTTAACACCACGTCTGTGtgggcagttttgttgagcaggcgtttcaatgccatgacagagggtatcacgtctgctgcagacacagttgaagagcttatttctccagtcagttgttcgaatggagctaggagtgtgttcatgtttccaagtttcaaacatgttgtcaaatgccattgaaatggcagcagcagtatgagaaccagcacattcttaaGCATGCAATAtggctttcctcagtacgaaatcctcgtTGACCCACTGTGCTatcagactcagcatgctcatggggctgatatccctggtccaaatgtcagtcgtgaagatAATAGCAGTGACGCacgcccatagcaagtagctcagGAATGTGCGTTTCAACAATACTGGGGAACTCCTGTaaggcaacatctgaaaaatagcgcctaCTTGATAGTGTGTACCGGGGCTCGAGGTCTCGAAcggtcggcgaaagccaacatcatctaTCAATCTACGGTTGATTgccaagggcaatgaattccattatcttggcgttaatggatttcgcctttgagttgtctcgcaaaaatgtacttactctttcaaatgactgctcgacttgaacttgtttagttgttggaagtgtgcaCTTAGTATTTTCGgcttttgttctgtgtagcgCTGTATTTTTCGTGGAGTCATTACATCATCTatctacgttatataggtatgcacgtcatctatcTACGTTATattaggtatgcacgtcatctatctacgttatataggtatgtacctcatctacctacgttatataggtatgcacgtcatctacctacgttatataggtatgcacgtcatctacctacgttatataggtatgcacgtcatctacctacgttatattaggtatgcacgtcatctacctacgttatattaggtatgcacgtcatctatctacgttatataggtatgtacctcatctacctacattatataggtatgcacgtcatcgacctacgttatataggtatgcacatcatctacctacgttatataggtatgcacgtcatctacctacgttatataggtatgcacgtcatctacctacgttatataggtatgcacgtcatctacctacgttatataggtatgcacgtcatctatcTACGTTATattaggtatgcacgtcatctatctacgttatataggtatgtacctcatctacctacattatataggtatgcacgtcatcgacctacgttatataggtatgcacataATCTatctacgttatataggtatgcacgtcagctttgacatcggttttgaaCATCGgctttaaactagacatcgggccgatgttggcatttttagctaatatcggccaaTTCCTATATGCTTACCGATATATTGTGCGTCCctagttatctatccaaaacggagatgtaaGGGGAAACCACTTTTCCAATATTTTTgtccctataacaaagaacaaacagcaaaaaaatatacatgatcaaatacaaatcttagaatcaactattaaagactaacaCAACCTATAGGATTCTCCAATGTAAATTGAAtgaacaacaggacaaaatacaaaccctccaacccaaaaaggcctgtggtgttaatggtatcctcaatgaaattataaaatagacagaccacaaattccaattggctatattaaaactctttaacatcatccttagctctggcatcttccccaatatttggaaccaaggactgatcaccccaatccacaataatggagacaaatttgacccctataactaccatgggatatgcGTCATCCGCAACCtcgggaaaatcctctgcattatcattaacagcagactaattaatttcctcagtgaaaacaatgtactgagcaaatgtcaaattggctttaaaacaaattaccatacgacagaccacgtattcaccctggcaccctaattgacaaacaaccCAACCAaaacaaagtcttctcatgccttattgatttcaaaaagcatttgactcaatttggcatgagggtctgctatacaaattgatggaaagtggtgttgggggaaaaacatacaacatcatgaaatccatgtacacaaacaacaagtgtgcggttaaaattggcaaaaaacacaaacatttctttccacaggcccgttgggtgagacagggatgcagattaagccccaccctcttcaacattatatatcaacgaattagcaagggcactagaacagtctgcaacgCCCAGcatcaccctactagaatctgaagtcaaatgcctactgtttgttgatgatctggtgcttctgtcaccaaccaaggaggacctacagcagcacctagatcttctgtcagacctgggccctgacagtaaatctcaataagacaaaaataatggtgttccaaaaaaggtccagtcgccaggaccacaaatacaaattccatctagacacagttgccctagagcacacaaaaaactatacatacctcggtctaaacatcagcgccacaggtaacttccagagacaaggcaagaagggcttctatgccatcaaaaataacataaatttcgacataccaattaggaactggctaaaaatacttgaatcagttatagagcccattgccctttatggttgtgaggtctggggtccgctcaccaatcaagaattcacaaaatgggacaaacaccaaatggaGAGACTGCATAAAtgattctgcaaaaatatcctcagtgtacaacgtaaaacaccaaataatgcatgcagagcagaactaGGCTGATACCAGCTAATTATCAACATCCAAAAAATAGTtgtttaaattctacaaccacctaaaaggaagcgattcccagaccttccataacaaagccatcacctacagagagatgaacctggagaagagtcccctaagcaagctggtcctggagctctgttcacaaacagaccccacagagccccaggacagaaacacaattagacccaacaaaATCAGGAGAAAACGAAAACAGAATAACttagaaagaattaacaaaaaaactgagcaaactagaattctatttggccctaaacagagagtacacagcggcagaatacctgaccactgtgactgacccaaacttaagaaaagctttgactatgtacagactcagtgagcatagccttgccattgagaaaggccgccgtaggcagacctggctctcaagagaagacagactatgtgcacattgcccacaaaatgaggtggaaactgagctgcgcttcctaacctcctgccaaatgtacgaCCATATTAGAgtcacatatttccctcagattacacagatccgaAAACAAACTCCATTTTGATAaagtcccatatctactgggtgaaaaaccagtgtgccatcacagcaacaagaaaagggcaaccaatgaagaacaaacaccattgtaaatgcaacccatatttatgtttattttttcccccttttgtactttaactatttgtacatcaacactgtaaatatatgtacaacactgtaaatatatgtacaacactgtaaatatatgtacaacactgtaaatatatgtacaacactgtaaatatatgtacaacactgtaaatatagacataatatgacatttgaaatgtcttcattattttggaacttctgtgagtgtaatgtttactgttaatttgtattgcttattgtttatttcacttttgtttattacctacttcacttgctttggcatatttttcccatgctaataaagcccttaaattgaaatagaATTGAGCAGCATGGGGTGAGTCTGGTGACAAcgtgacagagaggaggatacacATCATCATCCAAGGACGACTAGCAACACACCAGAGAAGGTTTGTTGagtggagagaggtgaaggaataGTGTGAAAAAGCTGAGTGAGAGAGAAGTGAGGTACTACCTTCGAGGTGGAGTGATGTGGGGGAAGAGGAAAAGGAAGTTTGTGGAGTAGAGCCCTACGTTCTAGAAAGACCATGTATTGTGCTTCCTGGGCAGTCTTTGACAGACAACATAAGTAGATACCAGGAAGTGGAGGTGTACTTACTCAgtatgtagagggagagagtgaggccAGCCAGACAGAAGCCCTCAAAGAAACGTAATGTGCTGAACATGGTCATGTTGAAGGAGAACGCTACACTCAAACCAAACACCAACATGAACAGCACCGAGACTATCAGGACAGGGTGTCGAccgaacctgagagagagagagagagagagagagagagagagagagaaagaaaagaaagaaaattaGAAATGGAAAGAGAAATTAGTCCAATGGTCTACAACCTGATCCTGGGTTAGAGGTCAGCAGATCATTGGGTCAGAGTAGTCTCTGTTGCTATAGCTACAGCTCATCCCACAGACAACTCAACAGGGAGATCTGTGGGTGTTTTTCATAAGACACTGTCTATTCTCGGATGCCTGGGGGAGTGGGGATGCAGACACAGACATGAGAACACATGTAGCAGATGGCTAAGTGCATCTCTACTACCTTGCTGAGACCTAGAAGTACTGTCACCCCAGATCCAGATATGCCTTGGCTTTTTATTGGTCAGTGGTATTGACACTGTTTCTGGAGTATGTTTTGTTACGTTGGGGGGAGTTGTGAGTTACCACCCCGGTTGGAGCGGAATTTCCACtgtcacacacaaagacacaaaatGGAGAAGGAGAATGCTGGATCACGTACCAGTCGGCCAGGATGCCCATCACCAGGTAGCCGAAGATAGATCCCACTAAGAGAGAGAACTTGGCGATGTGAACTTTCCAGGCCGAATCACACACCAGGTtccactgcagagagagaagtgggaaaTATATGTATTAAATAAACTCAGCAtgaaaagaaacatcctctcactgtcaactgcgtttattttcagcaaacttaacatgtgtaaatatttgtatgaacataacaagattcaacaactgagacataaactgaacaagttccacagacatatgaaataacagaaatggaataatgtgttcctgaacaaaagggggggggtcaaaatcaaaagtcagtctctgatgtggccaccagctgcattaagtactgcagtgcatctcctcctcatggactgcacccgatttgcctgttcttgctgtgagatattaccccactcttccactaaaGCACCTAcaagttccaggacatttctggggggaatggccttagccctcaccctccgaaccaacaggtcccagacgtgctcaatgggattgagatcttcgctggccatggcagaacactgacatttctgtcttgcaggaaatcacgcacagaacgagcagtatggctggtggcattgtcatgctggagggtcatgtcaggatgagcctgcagaaggggtaccacatgagggaggaggatgtcttccctgtaacgcacagcattgagaatgcatgcaatgacaacaagctcagtccgatgatgctgtgacacaccgccccagaccatgacggaccctccacctccaaatcgatcctgcccagagtacaggcctcagtgtaatgctcattccttcgacgataaacgcaaatccgaccatcacccctcaTGCAACAAAACCGCGACTCTTCAGTAGAGAgcatttttgccagtcctgtctggttcagcaaaggtgggtttgtgcccataggcgacgttgttgctggtgatgtctggtgaggacctgccttacaacaggcctacatgccctcagtccagcctatctcagcctattgcggaaagtctgagcactgatggagggattgtgcgttcctggtgtaactcgggcagttgttgttgccatcctgtacctgtcacgcaggtatgatgttcggatgtaccgatcctgtttaggtgttgttacacgtggtctgccactgcgaggacgatcagctgtccgtcctgtctccctgtagcgctgtcttaggcgtctcacagtacggacattgcaatttattgccatggccacatctgcagtcctcatccctccttgcagcatgcataaggcacgttcacgcagatgagcagggaccctgggcatctttcttttggtgtttttcagaatcagtagaaaggcctctttagtgtcctaactttcataactgtgaccttaattgcctaccgtaaGCTGTTAGTGAGCTGTAAGCTGTAAACTgttaatgaccattccacaggtgcatgttcattaattgtttatggttcattgaacaagcatgggaaacagtgtttaaaccctttacaatgaagatctgtgaagttattttgattttgacttattatctttgaaagacagggtcctgaaaaatggaCGTTACTTTTTTTGCTGAGGTTATAAGTAATAATACACCAAataacaggagagaaagagaatgagagggacATAAATCCTGTACATGTTTATCAACAACATGATACAGTATCACACAGCAAACTACACGAGAGAAAGAGTAATCATATAAGTTGTTAGGGATAAAACTAAAAGATCCTGAAGCACAACTTGGTTGGAGAGAGTAaggaagagatagggagagagagaaagagggaagagagagattgaaggagagtaagggcaagagagaagagagatgagtaTCGGGTATGATTGATAAGTCTACTGTAATAGGTTTATCAATGGGCTATTTATCTGAAAAAGCAGATGTCtggcactgaacacacacacacacaataaaacacTAAGAAATGATcccacatactaacacacacagttAAACTTAATCTCATATAAGAATGTACCTGTTTTAGATTGAATTGTTATTTTGTCAAACCTGCTCAGATGCAGGTCAATATGTTGGGGGTCAAAAGAGACTACCTGCTACACCTACTCTTCTTCTATGATGGATTGTACAATAATCACATCCTCTGCTCTCATCAGTATCACAGAGTGGCCTAATAGACAACACCACAGTAGGATTAATTCAATTAGCTGGCATGGATTGTTATACTCCAAAGTGTAGTGTGTTTTGATCATGCCAACTGGGGTCAGCTGAGATATGAAAGTGGTTTGAAAATGAGTGGGCACCAGTTACTGTATGCTCTGAGGGCAAACTGCTCTGTCTTACAGTAGGCCTATGGCACAGAATGTACAGAATGGAACATTGGCAGAGTGTATGTATTGTTCATGGTGCTGGGTAGACTAAACTCCACTGAGACCAGCTTGTGCCCCATAGCTGCATAGGATGCGCTGTTAGTGATGCTGATGATTGTTCAGCTTTTTCAGATGCCGAAACAGTCAGAGGGGAGGTATGGCATCTGGTGCACACTTGTTACCTTGGTTACCACGTTCTGACTGAGTCCAGTCTGCAGTTCGAGCTTCCACTCCTTACACTCGCATTGCATGCCACCGCTGTCACCGACACCGTCTCTTGTGCCATTGTCTAGGGGGAGGTAAGGCACGGGTGTACCAATGCCACCATTCGTTACGGTCACCGGTAACGTTAAAGATCCCATGGTCCAATTACTCCCGTTGACCAGAGGCTGTACGCACGTGCCGTTCGGTTGGGCCAAAAGGAAATAATCCGAAAACTGGCTAAATCCGATAAATAAAGCCGGTATCCACGTCAGGATCACGAGCTGCTTTTGGTGTTTCCCAAACCCCCCGAGAGACGGTAGAATTGAGCCGTCGACGTGCGGCAGCAGCCTGGGGGCCTGTGTCTGCTCCAGCGACACGAAGCCGTTATCAATTGGCGGTTGGTCCCGCTCCTGTGCCTCTGACACCGGCCGCTCTGGTCCCGCTGCCATCTCGACAACAAAGAACTGCCAAACCCCTGGAGCTCTGCTGCCCTGTCCACTCGGCTCTGCGTAAACCCTGTGTTACAAAGGAAACCCAGAGCGCAGGCAGACAAAATGTATACAACAAAGACTGGGGAAGAATGAGAGTTGAATCGGGGTCCTCTGGAAGATTACCGAGTGGTTGCTCGTCTCACCATGGTGCTCCGGTTAGAATAGGCTGACCGAATGACGGTTTCAGGTGGAGCCAGGGGCTCAGGGCGAAGCTGTGGCGAGGGCACCGGCAAGGTGTGGGCTCCGAGAGGCAGGCATGCTCACCATGCTGAAGGTCTTTGTGTTCCAACGGGATAGCATCCATCCATGTGGGGTTAAACTAGACACACAGGCAAAGAGGTGTGGGTGACTGATCGGCACATTTGCTAGCTACCTCCACGCGCTCCACAGGTAACACACCTGCCAAGTCCTTGACCCCTCGCAGgtatagtggtggttgtggtggtcatTGCTGCAGTTTGCAGACAGAACCAACCGTTAGGTCTATCCTACATATCATACGGCTCTCATCCAATATGAGATCACCGTTTGATTTCAATGAATATTCGTCCAGGTCTCTCCGTTCGGATACACTTGGCTTTGAACAAGTCGACCACACACTCCAATCCCGCTTCGTTTCGCTGGTAATCGGTGGTGTAGGCTAAACTGTGCGGTGCACGCAGTCTCTGAGAATCAAGCCCCGCCCTTCACCGTTGTTCGGCGCGCTGTGATTGGTCCGTGTTCACGGGGCGATTGCACCATTGACGCGCAATTGGACGTCGGTGCCGTAGTCTACCGAAACCGCGACAAAGATGTTCTTTGTTTACCACCTGCCCCCTTTCCCTCAAAATAATAACACGGGTTTGTGAGAAATACTACACAGTTCATGTTTATCGTCAATTAGGTGATATTTAGAGATTAACTGGAGATGTGTTGGAGGCAATGAGGATTTGTGTCAATTAAAGCCTCACTCGCACAGgatacccccccccacacacacacacacactccatacaGCTGCGTTTATTATGTATGTCAGAATGTCTGACTCATAAATAGATAACAACGTTTGCATTTCTGGAGATGACAATAGCCTGTCACACAGATGGGTTGCAGCTGCAGCCTATTGTACAATTATGACATGGTCTCCTCCGCAGGGTGATGTGTGGGTAGTCCTTCGCCAGAGGGCGTCAAATGATCAAAATCTGTTGAGTCCTTGCATTGCTCAAGGTTTGACAAGAAGTATGGTAATCTGTTATTTTAGAattcatctgatgcatcactttctctcctctactttgtTCCCGGTGTGAAATGTTATTTGCTCAAATGTCAGGGAGACATGGATGAGTTGAACATTACACCCAGGCTTGAATTTGGCAAAGTTCTAGGGAAATTACTAATGTAGGGCTCCTGGTCACCATAGCTCAGGTGTGCCAGGAAGTGATGATTATTAGAGGTCATATAATAGATGTACTTGAAAAAAACACCAGTTTTCTCCACATGATCTGCTTCACAATCCGACTGCACGATATCTAGGTCATTTAATGTGAAACAACACACCATTTTATGATTTGATGACATGTCAAGTCATATGGCATATTCTATTTCCCCATCCTGCACTGCAGCTCTGTAAAGATGCAGTATTACTGTAGTGAACATGGAGGCAGTAGAACCTCATCATAACCTTCACTAGTTAGGATACAGCAGTAACAGTAGGCTAGTAGCACAGCTAAACAGAACCATATGGCTCTCCAGCAAGGTAGtgtcttctctctcacacattctcaATCTCACAATCATTGCATTGGTACATTATTAGAACATACATTTCTTCATAGTTTTACGGTGCAAAACTTGACCCGATATTGAAAACTTGTGAATTGCTTCTGAATGCCTGACTATTGCTCAGCGCTGGAAAAAAACTACACCAGCCAGTAGTCAGTGACTTTTTGACAGCATGTGTATGTAATGATGTTATGAATAAAAAACAACAGACTGATCTGATTCTTCATTTATTGGTGTCGGCATGACATCGCTATGACATCGAGGTGGTATCCGGAGTGTGATTGGCTCTTTCACAGCGAGATGAGAACATGTGCTCAGCCCTCACTCATTTCTCACCTACACACAAGCACCTCGCCTCTGCTCGGCCGCTGGCTTACCCAGACATTCCTtcagggggttagagagagggagggaggagggggggaagcGGAGGAGGAGAAGTGTGTGTCACATATCACTGTCTCCCAACCACACCCTTATATACCTTCACtcctgacacacgcacacacacacacacattgtcaggAATCGTGAATTTGCCCAAGGTGTGGAAATTGCTGAATGAAAAAATAAGGTGAAATACTTTTATATTTAAAGGTTCAATAGACAAACAATAGACAGACATATGCATATGGGAAGACAGACACGCTCCTCTGAGAGGTTCGTAGCAATCTTCCAACCTCCTCAAGGGCAGGCAGGTCTAAATACTCATACTTATCTGTTCGTTCTCCAAGTGTTCCAGGCCCCTGATCAAAACATTAATCAAGGTTGTCGAGACCACTTGGGTCAGAGTGAGCCGTATATTAGATGTCTTTATCATCTGAAACAACTGATGGCTGAATTTACAGCAATTGGCCCTCGGCCTCAGGAAGGTCATCTAGTGGTCACCTAGGATACAAGGTTCTCCTTTATGGTTTTTTCCTACCTCTTGGAAGTCACTCAGGGGCTGAGTTCAGATTTAAGGGGGGCGAAGAATTTAGAttttaatgacacacacacacacacacacacacacacacacacacacacacacacacacacacacacacacacacacacacacacacacacacacacacacacacacacacacacacacacacacacaatgttggtATTACTATCCAAGTGGGGACCCATaactaataaccctaaccctaaacctaactcctaagcctaaaatagcctctTCATTTTGGGGACCTGTGAAATGTCCCCACTTATCAgaatgttccttgttttactattccTGTGAGGAATTTTGAAACCCAAAAGGATTGGTCACTTACAAT is drawn from Oncorhynchus tshawytscha isolate Ot180627B linkage group LG05, Otsh_v2.0, whole genome shotgun sequence and contains these coding sequences:
- the LOC112251317 gene encoding solute carrier family 22 member 23-like, whose amino-acid sequence is MAAGPERPVSEAQERDQPPIDNGFVSLEQTQAPRLLPHVDGSILPSLGGFGKHQKQLVILTWIPALFIGFSQFSDYFLLAQPNGTCVQPLVNGSNWTMGSLTLPVTVTNGGIGTPVPYLPLDNGTRDGVGDSGGMQCECKEWKLELQTGLSQNVVTKWNLVCDSAWKVHIAKFSLLVGSIFGYLVMGILADWFGRHPVLIVSVLFMLVFGLSVAFSFNMTMFSTLRFFEGFCLAGLTLSLYILSKYTSTSWYLLMLSVKDCPGSTIHGLSRT